The Hyalangium minutum genomic sequence GGGCAAGGTGGCGAGGGGGGCCGGGAAGGTCCGCCAGCGCGGACCCTCCGGGCGCCTCCGTGTGCTGCGATCAGTCGAAGTAGGCGATGTAGTCGATGATGGCCGCGTAGAACTCGGGCTCATCGAACGTATCCGGGCCCACGCCGACCACGTCCAGGTGGTCCTGGATGATGACGCTCGAGGTGGAGGTCATCTGCGCGGACGTGGGTGCATTGAGGCTCGTGACCTGGCCAAGCGCCGAGTCGGTGCCCACGTAGTCGAAGCCGAGAGCGTTCTCGCTGTAGTAGAGCCGGTAGCCCATCTGCTGCGAGTTGATGCCCACCAGGCCGTCGTCATCGTTCTCGTTCTTGACGCCGTCGCCCTTGCCGCCAGCGCCGTCGTTGTCGCAGTCATCCACGCAGTAGCCATCCCCGTCGATGTCGAAGAAGAACTCCTTGAGCAGGTACAGGGCGGGGTTCACGCTGACACCGTACTGGGCCGTGAGGAGCGAGGCGTAGCGCGTGGCGTACGTGCTGCTCACAGGGTAGGAGGTGTTGAACGCCTTCATGCCCGTGGTCTTCCCATCGTTCGGGTCGAAGTCGTTGTAGACGAGCTGCTTGGCGCCAGCGATGCCGTCATTGCCAGACTGATAGATGATGTCGCCGTAGTAGCGAGCCAGCGTGTCGACGACGCTGGTGACGCCGGGCCCCAGCTTGAGGATGTACTGAGCCACGGGCGAGCCGCGGTGCGGCGAGGAGACGCTGATGGCTACCTTGACGGCGGTGTAGCCCTTGCGCTCGCGCAGCACGCGCGCGGCCTTGCGGATGTCGATGCCGCCCTGCGAGTGCCCCACGAGGTTCACGTAGCTGGCGCCCGCCGTGGCCATGAAACCCTCGACATCATTGGCCAGATCCAGGCCGCGGACATCCGAGGTCTGGAACGCCTGCACCTGAGCCACGAAGGCCTTCTGCGCGCTGTCGATGTCCTCGTTGCAGTAGGTCTCGAAGAGCTCGTCACAGGGGTCGCCCACGAACGTGCCGTAGTCATCTCCCCAATAGTCGTAGCCGAGGATGTTGTTGAAGCCGGCCATGCCGTGCGCGAACACGACGGGGTACGTCGTCTTCGCGGCGCCCG encodes the following:
- a CDS encoding lipase family alpha/beta hydrolase, with protein sequence MRHTQPLLLSLLAVSAFGLSTPAHAGAAKTTYPVVFAHGMAGFNNILGYDYWGDDYGTFVGDPCDELFETYCNEDIDSAQKAFVAQVQAFQTSDVRGLDLANDVEGFMATAGASYVNLVGHSQGGIDIRKAARVLRERKGYTAVKVAISVSSPHRGSPVAQYILKLGPGVTSVVDTLARYYGDIIYQSGNDGIAGAKQLVYNDFDPNDGKTTGMKAFNTSYPVSSTYATRYASLLTAQYGVSVNPALYLLKEFFFDIDGDGYCVDDCDNDGAGGKGDGVKNENDDDGLVGINSQQMGYRLYYSENALGFDYVGTDSALGQVTSLNAPTSAQMTSTSSVIIQDHLDVVGVGPDTFDEPEFYAAIIDYIAYFD